A window from Dehalobacter sp. DCA encodes these proteins:
- the gpmI gene encoding 2,3-bisphosphoglycerate-independent phosphoglycerate mutase: MSEATGRPLLLMILDGWGCSKEKNGNATLLAKIPNFSRLQESYPHTLLNASGAAVGLPEGQMGNSEVGHLNIGAGRVVYQELTRIFKAMDEGDLVKNEVLREAMTRARDSGKAFHLLGLLSDGGVHSHIRHLFALLDMAVEAGVEKIYIHPVLDGRDVLPQSAKEFIRQLENKLKQLGRGKIATVSGRYYVMDRDKRWDRVEKAYKALVAGEGPMACNALAAVENAYDKKIVDEFVDPTVITDESGRPVAVIENDDSVLFFNFRADRAREITRAFIEENFEGFIRTNRPRVHYVCLTEYDASFDCPVVFPPQNLENTLGEALAAKGLRQLRIAETEKYAHVTFFFNGGIEEPEDGEDRCLIPSPGVPTYNLQPEMSAYGITEALLSKVREDQYDVIVLNFANADMIGHTGYLLAAVKALEAVDVCIGKIVDAVQAKGGTVLITSDHGNAECMIDQETNSPFTAHTTNKVPFILVNDTYKDRTLREGGSLCDIAPTMLKLLKLDIPAEMTGKSLLLY, translated from the coding sequence ATGTCCGAGGCAACAGGGAGGCCGCTCCTGCTGATGATCCTGGACGGTTGGGGCTGTAGCAAAGAAAAGAATGGAAATGCAACGCTGCTTGCAAAGATCCCGAATTTTTCCCGTTTGCAGGAAAGTTATCCACATACTCTTCTTAACGCTTCGGGTGCTGCAGTGGGATTGCCGGAAGGACAAATGGGCAATTCGGAGGTCGGCCACTTAAACATTGGCGCCGGCCGGGTCGTCTATCAGGAACTGACACGGATCTTCAAGGCAATGGACGAAGGAGACCTTGTCAAGAATGAAGTGCTGCGCGAAGCAATGACCCGAGCCAGGGATTCCGGAAAAGCTTTTCACTTGCTGGGGCTGCTTTCGGACGGTGGTGTCCATTCCCATATCCGTCATTTGTTTGCATTACTGGACATGGCGGTTGAGGCCGGCGTAGAGAAGATTTATATTCATCCGGTTCTTGACGGCAGAGATGTTCTTCCCCAAAGCGCCAAGGAATTTATTCGGCAGCTGGAAAATAAACTGAAACAGCTTGGCAGAGGAAAAATTGCTACAGTTAGTGGGCGTTATTATGTGATGGACAGAGATAAGCGCTGGGACAGAGTGGAGAAAGCATATAAAGCCCTTGTAGCCGGAGAGGGGCCGATGGCCTGTAATGCTCTGGCAGCTGTAGAGAATGCTTATGACAAAAAGATTGTCGATGAGTTTGTTGACCCGACCGTAATCACGGATGAATCAGGCCGTCCAGTGGCGGTCATTGAAAACGACGACAGTGTGCTTTTCTTTAATTTTCGGGCAGACCGGGCCAGAGAAATTACCCGGGCGTTTATTGAAGAAAATTTTGAAGGTTTTATACGGACAAACCGTCCCCGGGTGCATTATGTCTGCCTTACCGAGTACGATGCCAGCTTTGACTGTCCGGTGGTTTTTCCGCCGCAAAACCTCGAAAATACACTTGGCGAGGCTCTGGCAGCCAAAGGTCTAAGGCAGCTTCGCATCGCTGAAACAGAAAAATATGCGCATGTAACATTCTTTTTCAATGGTGGGATAGAGGAACCTGAAGATGGAGAAGACCGCTGTCTGATTCCGTCACCGGGAGTGCCTACCTACAACCTGCAGCCGGAAATGAGCGCCTATGGCATCACCGAGGCCCTGCTTAGCAAAGTGCGGGAAGATCAATATGATGTAATTGTTTTAAATTTTGCTAACGCCGATATGATCGGACATACCGGATATCTTCTAGCGGCAGTCAAGGCCTTGGAAGCTGTCGATGTTTGTATCGGGAAGATCGTTGATGCAGTTCAGGCCAAAGGCGGGACTGTGTTAATTACTTCGGACCATGGAAATGCTGAGTGCATGATTGATCAGGAAACAAATTCACCGTTTACAGCGCATACGACCAATAAGGTACCGTTCATTCTGGTGAATGATACGTATAAAGACCGTACCCTCCGGGAGGGAGGAAGTCTCTGCGATATTGCACCGACAATGCTGAAGCTGCTGAAGCTTGATATTCCGGCGGAAATGACCGGTAAATCCTTGCTTTTATACTAG
- the eno gene encoding phosphopyruvate hydratase, protein MSFIDQVIAREILDSRGFPTVEVDVVLEDGTMGRAAVPSGASTGAFEALELRDGDKNRYLGKGVLQAVDNVNDVIGLEMEGLNVFDQPGIDRTLQEIDGTETKSKLGANAILGVSLAAARAASLYLGLPFYQYIGGINAKELPVPMMNILNGGKHADNNVDIQEFMIMPVGAASFAEAMRMGSEIYHTLKSVLKGKGLVTAIGDEGGFAPNLASNAEALEVIVDAIQKAGYKPGEEVTLAIDAAATEMYKNGLYVLEGEGLTKTADEMIAYYEDLCSKFPIVSIEDGLSEEDWDGWAKLTQRLGNRIQLVGDDLFVTNPTRLSRGIQAKCGNSILIKLNQIGTLTETLDTIEIAKRAGYTTVISHRSGETEDVSLAHIAVAVNAGQLKTGAPARTDRLVKYNELLRIEEELGLTAIYKGRAVLK, encoded by the coding sequence ATGAGTTTTATTGACCAGGTAATTGCACGGGAAATCCTTGATTCCAGAGGTTTTCCGACTGTTGAAGTAGATGTTGTGCTGGAAGACGGCACCATGGGGCGGGCTGCTGTGCCGTCCGGCGCTTCCACCGGAGCTTTTGAGGCTCTGGAACTGCGCGACGGGGACAAGAACCGTTATCTTGGCAAAGGCGTTCTTCAGGCGGTTGACAATGTCAATGACGTGATTGGTCTGGAAATGGAAGGACTCAATGTCTTTGATCAGCCGGGGATCGATCGGACGCTTCAAGAGATCGACGGAACGGAAACCAAGAGCAAGCTTGGAGCTAATGCCATTCTGGGCGTATCGTTGGCTGCAGCCAGAGCGGCCTCTCTTTATCTCGGCCTGCCGTTCTACCAGTATATCGGCGGCATTAATGCCAAGGAGCTTCCCGTGCCGATGATGAATATCCTGAACGGAGGCAAACATGCCGACAACAATGTGGATATTCAGGAATTTATGATTATGCCGGTCGGAGCAGCCAGCTTTGCCGAAGCGATGAGAATGGGCTCGGAAATATACCATACCCTTAAGAGCGTCTTAAAGGGGAAAGGTCTGGTAACCGCAATCGGAGATGAAGGCGGCTTTGCGCCGAACCTTGCTTCCAACGCCGAAGCTTTGGAAGTCATTGTCGATGCCATTCAAAAAGCCGGCTACAAACCTGGCGAAGAGGTTACACTGGCGATTGATGCAGCGGCTACCGAAATGTATAAAAACGGCCTATATGTTCTGGAAGGCGAAGGATTGACGAAAACCGCGGACGAAATGATCGCCTACTATGAAGACTTATGCAGCAAATTTCCGATTGTCTCGATAGAAGACGGTCTGTCAGAGGAAGACTGGGACGGCTGGGCTAAACTCACCCAACGGCTCGGCAACAGAATCCAGCTTGTCGGGGACGATTTGTTTGTTACGAATCCAACGCGGCTTAGCCGGGGAATTCAGGCGAAGTGCGGGAATTCCATCTTAATCAAGCTGAATCAGATTGGCACCCTGACCGAAACCCTCGATACGATCGAGATAGCTAAAAGAGCCGGCTATACCACGGTTATTTCCCATCGGTCCGGAGAAACAGAAGATGTCTCTTTGGCCCATATTGCCGTAGCAGTCAATGCTGGACAGCTGAAAACAGGCGCGCCGGCTCGTACGGACCGTTTGGTTAAATATAATGAACTTCTCCGGATTGAGGAAGAACTCGGGTTAACCGCTATCTACAAAGGCAGAGCCGTGCTGAAATAG
- the tpiA gene encoding triose-phosphate isomerase, whose protein sequence is MTRKPIIAGNWKMYKTVQEAKDFAAGLLENLEKLENGTNAEMVICAPFTALAALKDELEESIIHIGAQNMYYETQGAYTGEISPLMLTELACTYVIIGHSERREYFKEDDALIARKVKTALDFGLTPILCVGENLALREAGQALVFVQGQVENALRELSPEAIRKIVVAYEPIWAIGTGRTASPQDAQEMCAAIRTTLARLSAEAAQEIRILYGGSVKASNIAELMDQPDIDGALVGGASLDFLGFTELIGSVR, encoded by the coding sequence ATGACAAGAAAGCCGATCATTGCAGGTAATTGGAAGATGTATAAGACGGTACAGGAAGCCAAAGATTTTGCCGCGGGACTGTTGGAAAATTTGGAGAAACTGGAAAATGGAACAAACGCGGAAATGGTAATTTGTGCACCGTTTACTGCGCTGGCTGCCTTAAAGGATGAACTTGAAGAGAGTATCATCCATATTGGCGCCCAAAATATGTATTATGAGACACAAGGCGCGTATACCGGAGAGATATCGCCGCTTATGCTGACAGAGCTAGCCTGTACCTATGTGATTATCGGCCACTCGGAACGCAGGGAATATTTTAAAGAAGATGACGCGCTTATAGCAAGAAAAGTTAAGACCGCACTGGACTTTGGACTGACGCCAATTCTGTGTGTCGGTGAGAACTTGGCTTTGAGAGAAGCAGGTCAGGCCCTAGTCTTTGTGCAAGGGCAGGTTGAGAATGCCCTCAGGGAGTTGAGTCCTGAAGCAATCAGAAAGATTGTTGTTGCATATGAACCCATTTGGGCTATCGGAACAGGCAGGACAGCCTCTCCGCAGGATGCCCAGGAAATGTGTGCCGCAATCCGTACCACCCTGGCGAGGCTCTCCGCTGAAGCCGCTCAGGAAATACGAATTTTATACGGTGGAAGTGTCAAGGCTTCCAATATCGCCGAACTGATGGATCAGCCGGATATTGATGGTGCGCTGGTCGGTGGAGCAAGTCTGGACTTCCTTGGATTTACTGAACTGATTGGCAGCGTGAGGTGA
- the secG gene encoding preprotein translocase subunit SecG → MTIAIVVILIISSLGLIATVLLQPGKSAGLSGSITGAGEQFFGKAAKGKEGLFAKFGVVFAVLFLVSSLGLTMFLK, encoded by the coding sequence ATGACAATAGCAATCGTTGTAATTTTAATTATCAGTTCTCTCGGGTTAATCGCCACAGTTCTGCTGCAGCCAGGAAAAAGCGCTGGTCTTTCCGGTTCGATCACCGGAGCGGGTGAGCAATTTTTCGGTAAGGCTGCCAAAGGAAAGGAAGGCTTATTCGCCAAATTTGGTGTTGTATTTGCCGTTTTGTTCCTTGTAAGTTCGCTAGGGCTGACCATGTTTTTAAAATAA
- a CDS encoding sodium-translocating pyrophosphatase, whose protein sequence is MDFSQIPLVGVGAGIIGLLMALFFAKSVLKESAGNDKMKEISKAIQVGAMAYLNRQYRTLIPIVIIIFIALFALKGNAAAPLSFLVGAVASGAAGYVGMGITTRANARTTEAARTSLNKALGVSFRAGAVMGFSVAGLGLLGVAGLFMIFGDAETINSFAFGASAIALFARVGGGIFTKAADVGADLVGKVEAGIPEDDPRNPAVIADNVGDNVGDTAGMGADLFESYAATAISGMLIGFSVFGGHGIGESIFLIIGAIGILASIIASFFVRTGEKANPQMALNMGLWGTNVITAIGSFAAVHLLMPATYVTESGLVLTPNRIFLAIICGLAVNIIIGLITEYYTSNEKKPAQSIAKASETGAATNIITGLAVGLKSTALPVITICAAILVAYQVAGIYGIAMAAMAMLSTAGIIVAIDSFGPVADNAGGIAEMAELDPSVRKTTDKLDAVGNTTAAVAKGFAIGSAAITALALFNAFAELADLQVIDILVPTTIVGLFIGAALPFLFSAFAMQAVGRAAFDMIAEVRRQFREIPGLMEGKAKPDYAACVDISTKAAIRQMIAPGLLAVCTPVLVGFILGKSAMGGMLAGGTFAGFLMAVFMANAGGAWDNAKKYIESGHHGGKGTPAHAAAVIGDTVGDPFKDTAGPSLNALIKVMGTISLIIAPFLR, encoded by the coding sequence ATGGATTTCTCACAGATACCCTTAGTGGGTGTAGGAGCAGGAATTATCGGACTGCTCATGGCATTGTTTTTTGCAAAAAGTGTACTTAAGGAAAGCGCCGGAAATGACAAAATGAAAGAAATTTCCAAAGCGATTCAAGTTGGCGCGATGGCTTATCTAAACCGTCAATACAGAACGCTTATTCCGATTGTTATCATTATTTTTATTGCTTTATTTGCGTTAAAAGGTAACGCTGCGGCACCACTGTCCTTCTTGGTTGGTGCAGTAGCTTCAGGTGCTGCAGGTTATGTCGGCATGGGGATTACGACCAGAGCCAATGCCCGTACAACAGAAGCTGCCCGTACCAGTTTGAACAAAGCACTCGGCGTGTCATTCCGTGCAGGCGCAGTTATGGGATTTTCGGTGGCTGGTCTGGGTCTGTTAGGTGTTGCCGGGCTGTTTATGATCTTTGGTGATGCTGAAACCATCAACTCCTTTGCTTTTGGCGCAAGTGCGATTGCACTGTTTGCCCGTGTCGGTGGAGGTATCTTTACCAAGGCTGCTGACGTTGGAGCGGACCTTGTAGGGAAGGTTGAAGCCGGAATTCCTGAAGATGATCCGCGTAACCCGGCAGTTATTGCTGATAATGTCGGTGACAACGTTGGTGATACAGCAGGTATGGGTGCCGACTTGTTTGAATCTTATGCTGCAACCGCCATTTCCGGCATGCTGATCGGCTTTTCGGTCTTCGGCGGTCATGGCATTGGCGAGTCTATCTTCCTGATTATCGGTGCGATCGGTATTCTTGCCTCGATTATTGCCAGCTTCTTTGTGCGCACAGGAGAAAAGGCCAATCCACAGATGGCTCTGAACATGGGCCTTTGGGGAACAAATGTGATTACAGCTATTGGTTCTTTTGCCGCAGTCCATCTGCTGATGCCGGCAACTTATGTCACAGAATCCGGACTCGTACTCACACCAAACAGGATATTTTTAGCCATTATCTGCGGTCTTGCAGTAAATATTATCATTGGTTTGATCACGGAGTACTACACATCCAATGAAAAGAAACCGGCTCAGTCGATTGCCAAGGCCTCCGAAACCGGAGCAGCTACGAACATCATTACGGGTTTGGCTGTCGGTCTAAAAAGTACAGCTTTGCCGGTCATTACGATTTGTGCTGCGATCCTGGTGGCTTATCAGGTTGCGGGTATATATGGCATTGCGATGGCTGCAATGGCGATGCTTTCCACAGCGGGAATCATCGTTGCGATTGACTCTTTCGGACCGGTGGCTGACAATGCCGGCGGTATTGCCGAAATGGCTGAACTCGATCCGAGTGTGCGTAAAACAACAGATAAACTTGACGCTGTTGGAAATACCACAGCTGCCGTAGCTAAAGGCTTCGCGATTGGATCAGCTGCAATTACCGCGCTGGCTCTGTTCAACGCGTTTGCTGAACTTGCCGACCTTCAGGTCATTGACATTCTTGTGCCGACGACGATTGTCGGTCTATTTATTGGTGCTGCCCTGCCGTTCCTGTTCTCCGCTTTTGCGATGCAGGCGGTCGGAAGAGCTGCGTTTGACATGATTGCTGAAGTCCGCCGTCAGTTCAGAGAAATCCCCGGACTGATGGAAGGCAAAGCGAAACCTGATTATGCAGCCTGCGTTGATATTTCGACCAAAGCGGCAATCAGACAAATGATCGCTCCAGGTTTACTGGCCGTATGCACACCGGTACTTGTTGGATTTATTTTAGGCAAGAGCGCCATGGGTGGAATGCTCGCAGGCGGTACATTTGCCGGCTTCCTGATGGCCGTATTCATGGCCAACGCCGGCGGGGCCTGGGACAATGCCAAGAAATATATTGAATCCGGACATCATGGCGGCAAGGGGACTCCTGCTCACGCTGCAGCTGTTATCGGCGACACCGTTGGCGATCCGTTCAAAGATACTGCCGGTCCTTCCCTGAATGCTTTGATTAAGGTTATGGGAACAATTTCCCTGATCATCGCTCCTTTCCTTCGCTAA